In a genomic window of Cyprinus carpio isolate SPL01 chromosome A10, ASM1834038v1, whole genome shotgun sequence:
- the LOC109073475 gene encoding protocadherin gamma-A11-like — translation MASSVMWHQAVFLMVLFRYSVRGQISYSIPEEMPKGSIVGNISQGLGLDLKKLKSGKARIFAGDNTEYPIKIMIWGVLLTKQKIDREALCAKTTPCALHLQLILENPMEWYDVTVEIIDINDNAPSFPKGEITFEISESAISGARFMLENAIDLDVGSNSHLSYSLKPTDNFVLSLQSQADGDRNMEMVLQKPLDRENKEQLSLLLTAVDGGEPQLTSTVQIHITVLDANDNPPLFSQRVYKATLPENTPRDTVITSVSASDADEGSNAIIKYYMSSTGDVNDLFMVDAQSGEITLKGSADFEKASRYQFNIQARDQGGLSDSCKVIIDLTDINDNKPAISIVSMSNSISEQSRPSTVVAMLNVNDLDSGLNGQVHCYINDNIPFVIASSSSFFSLQTEQELDREREAEYNISVICTDEGVPALSSKVSLRVQISDVNDNAPVFEKSHYEACVLENNTPGLSIFKVKASDADWNQNAHVSYILEDSIINGVSVSSYVSVHPESGLITAVRSFDYEQLKDFHFRVKAQDGGSPPLSSNVTVKITIKDQNDNAPQILYGGQNVLVVDPNFTETMQRAIKKTSSIDDLGSAESCLI, via the exons ATGGCCAGCTCTGTAATGTGGCACCAGGCAGTGTTTCTTATGGTCCTGTTTCGATACTCGGTGAGAGGGCAGATCAGCTATTCCATTCCAGAAGAAATGCCAAAAGGGTCGATCGTTGGAAATATTTCTCAAGGCTTGGGtttggatttaaaaaaactgaagtcGGGTAAGGCGCGCATATTTGCTGGAGACAACACCGAATAcccaataaaaataatgatatggGGGGTACTTCTCACCAAGCAGAAAATAGACCGCGAGGCTCTTTGTGCTAAAACGACTCCTTGCGCTTTACACCTTCAGCTGATTTTGGAAAATCCAATGGAATGGTATGATGTCACAGTGGAAATCATCGACATAAATGATAATGCTCCGAGTTTTCCAAAAGGTGAGATTACATTTGAAATAAGCGAGTCTGCTATATCCGGAGCAAGATTCATGTTGGAAAATGCGATTGATCTGGATGTTGGATCTAATAGTCATCTGAGTTATTCACTGAAACCGACAgataattttgtattaagtttGCAAAGTCAAGCAGATGGCGACAGAAACATGGAGATGGTGCTTCAAAAGCCTCTAGACCGTGAAAACAAAGAAcagttatctttgttattaacgGCAGTAGATGGAGGTGAGCCTCAGCTGACCAGCACTGTGCAAATACATATTACTGTGCTAGATGCTAACGACAATCCACCCCTGTTTAGTCAGAGGGTGTACAAAGCCACTCTACCTGAAAATACACCTAGAGACACTGTTATCACATCCGTCAGCGCTTCTGATGCTGATGAAGGCTCGAATgcgattataaaatattacatgtcgAGCACTGGAGATGTAAACGATTTATTCATGGTTGATGCACAAAGCGGGGAAATAACCTTAAAAGGCTCAGCTGACTTTGAAAAGGCAAGTCGTTATCAATTTAACATACAAGCACGCGACCAAGGAGGACTGTCTGATTCGTGTAAAGTTATAATTGATCTCACTGATATAAACGATAACAAACCAGCAATAAGCATCGTATCTATGTCAAATTCAATATCAGAGCAGTCTAGGCCTAGCACTGTTGTTgcaatgctaaatgtaaatgatctTGACTCTGGGTTGAATGGGCAGGTTCACTGCTACATTAATGATAATATTCCATTTGTTATTGCGTCTTCCAGCAGTTTCTTTAGCTTGCAAACAGAGCAGGAattggacagagagagagaagctgagtACAATATCAGTGTAATATGTACTGATGAGGGAGTGCCAGCGCTCTCCAGCAAGGTATCTCTTCGTGTGCAGATATCGGATGTGAATGACAATGCTCCTGTCTTTGAGAAAAGTCACTATGAGGCCTGTGTGCTGGAGAATAACACACCTGGTCTCtctatatttaaagttaaagccAGTGATGCTGATTGGAATCAGAATGCCCATGTTTCTTATATTCTAGAAGACAGCATTATTAACGGAGTCTCTGTCTCATCATATGTGTCAGTTCATCCTGAAAGCGGACTGATTACAGCTGTGCGCTCTTTTGACTACGAACAGCTGAAAGATTTCCACTTCAGGGTAAAAGCGCAAGATGGAGGCTCTCCTCCGCTCAGCAGTAACGTGACAGTGAAAATTACTATTAAAGATCAGAATGACAACGCTCCTCAGATTCTGTACGGTGGGCAGAACGTTTTAGTGGTGGACCCGAATTTCACTGAGACGATGCAGCGCGCAATCAAGAAAACCAGCTCCATTGACGATCTCGGCTCTGCAGAATCG TGCCTCATCTGA